Proteins found in one Paralichthys olivaceus isolate ysfri-2021 chromosome 19, ASM2471397v2, whole genome shotgun sequence genomic segment:
- the LOC109636039 gene encoding LOW QUALITY PROTEIN: protein ripply2-like (The sequence of the model RefSeq protein was modified relative to this genomic sequence to represent the inferred CDS: inserted 1 base in 1 codon) encodes METLGDASKRNLAXGCARALINRRFPGTAASHPLRTLRRTDNHKETMETFPTNGGLPSAFNGDNVSTQQSDMWRPWTGEDKPDAHKMNSIHGDLSDPKSSKPPQFVHPVKLYWPKSRCFDYLFQDAEMLLRNYPVQATICVYEDSSSDEDSDDEEEEMDKELN; translated from the exons ATGGAAACACTTGGGGACGCGTCAAAGCGCAATTTGG CCGGCTGCGCGAGGGCTCTGATAAATAGGAGGTTTCCTGgcactgcagcctcacatccTCTCAGGACTTTACGCAGGACAGACAACCACAAGGAAACCATGGAGACCTTCCCAACTAACGGTGGATTACCTTCTGCTTTTAACGGAGACAATGTCAGCACCCAGCAGTCCGACATGTGGAGACCGTGGACTGGAGAAGACAAACCTGACGCACACAAG ATGAATTCCATACATGGAGACCTCTCTGATCCAAAGTCCTCAAAACCTCCTCAATTCGTGCACCCAGTCAA GTTGTATTGGCCAAAGTCGAGATGCTTCGATTACCTGTTCCAGGACGCAGAAATGCTCCTGCGCAACTATCCGGTCCAAGCGACCATCTGCGTCTACGAGGACTCCAGCAGCGATGAAGACAGCgacgatgaagaggaggagatggacaaGGAGCTGAACTAA